The following proteins come from a genomic window of Catalinimonas alkaloidigena:
- a CDS encoding M20/M25/M40 family metallo-hydrolase, producing MRKRYALIAAVLLSSAAWSQDAADLSAVHKIKHEGLENSQVEEIAFHLTDASGPRLTNSPGYQRAAEWAVGQLTEWGLKNAQLEKWGEFGKGWQTEKYYAAMTEPYYFPLIGAPKAWTSGTNGPISGEVVLMNATTEEDLAQYKGKLAGKIVLVKSTAETAPTFEPDGTRLTEEELLEKGKQPIGHSSRYTPEFIAQYRARRALQQKIGAFLQEENAALIIRGTRGKHGTFFTSNGASYQGDAEPALAEIEMAPEHADLMARLLEHDQPVKLEADVQTRFFDQDLGAYNVVAEIPGTDKNLKSELVMLGGHLDSWHAGTGATDNAAGCIVMMEAVRILQQSGLRPRRTIRIALWSGEEQGIYGSRNYVKNHFADQATMQLKPDHSKLSAYYNIDNGTGRIRGIYLQGNDAVRPIFEAWFAPFKDMIDHPTVTIQNTGGTDHLGFDAVGLPGFQFIQDPIEYGTRTHHTNMDVYERLVKEDLQQMAVIVASMVYHTAQRDEKLPREPLPQPEKSMFE from the coding sequence ATGAGAAAAAGATACGCGTTGATTGCCGCGGTGCTGCTTTCGTCAGCCGCCTGGTCGCAGGATGCGGCCGATCTGAGTGCGGTTCACAAAATTAAGCACGAAGGCCTTGAAAACTCGCAGGTAGAGGAGATCGCCTTTCATCTGACCGATGCCTCCGGACCGCGCCTCACCAACTCGCCGGGCTACCAGCGGGCCGCCGAGTGGGCCGTCGGGCAGTTGACGGAATGGGGCCTGAAAAACGCTCAACTGGAAAAATGGGGCGAATTCGGCAAAGGATGGCAGACCGAGAAGTACTACGCCGCCATGACGGAGCCGTATTATTTCCCGCTGATCGGTGCGCCGAAAGCGTGGACGAGCGGCACCAACGGACCCATTTCCGGCGAGGTCGTGCTGATGAATGCCACTACGGAAGAGGACCTGGCGCAATACAAAGGAAAACTGGCCGGGAAAATTGTGCTGGTAAAGTCCACCGCCGAAACGGCCCCCACGTTCGAGCCCGACGGCACGCGCCTCACCGAAGAAGAGTTGCTGGAAAAGGGCAAACAGCCGATTGGGCACAGCAGCCGCTACACGCCGGAATTCATTGCCCAGTACCGGGCGCGGCGGGCGTTGCAACAGAAAATCGGGGCGTTTTTGCAGGAGGAGAACGCGGCGCTGATCATCCGCGGTACGCGTGGCAAACACGGCACGTTCTTTACGTCGAACGGCGCTTCGTACCAAGGCGATGCTGAACCGGCCCTCGCCGAAATCGAGATGGCCCCCGAGCACGCCGACCTGATGGCGCGTCTGCTGGAACACGACCAGCCCGTCAAACTGGAAGCCGACGTTCAGACCCGGTTTTTCGATCAGGACCTGGGTGCCTACAACGTGGTGGCGGAAATTCCCGGAACGGACAAAAACCTGAAATCGGAACTGGTGATGCTGGGCGGTCACCTTGACTCGTGGCACGCCGGAACGGGCGCGACCGACAACGCGGCCGGATGCATCGTGATGATGGAAGCCGTACGGATTTTGCAGCAGTCGGGCCTGCGTCCCCGGCGAACCATCCGCATTGCGTTGTGGTCGGGCGAAGAGCAGGGAATTTACGGGTCACGCAACTACGTGAAAAATCACTTTGCCGATCAGGCAACGATGCAACTCAAGCCGGACCATAGCAAGCTGTCGGCGTACTACAACATCGACAACGGGACGGGACGCATCCGTGGCATTTACCTGCAAGGCAACGACGCCGTGCGCCCGATTTTCGAAGCCTGGTTTGCACCGTTCAAGGACATGATTGACCACCCCACCGTGACGATCCAGAACACGGGCGGTACCGATCACCTTGGTTTTGATGCCGTCGGGTTGCCGGGGTTCCAGTTCATCCAGGACCCGATTGAGTACGGTACGCGTACGCACCACACCAACATGGACGTTTACGAGCGCCTGGTGAAAGAAGACTTGCAACAAATGGCCGTTATTGTGGCGTCGATGGTGTATCATACCGCCCAGCGCGACGAGAAGCTGCCCCGCGAGCCGTTGCCGCAGCCCGAAAAAAGCATGTTCGAGTAA
- a CDS encoding HAD family hydrolase, giving the protein MAHVTSRRYDTDKLLVILDLDETLIFATSTPHDTAWHFEAGPYKVYRRPHAAAFLATLAAHFEVAVWSSASDDYVAQVVAQLFPAHYPLRFVWGRSRCTFQIDYEQLEETGSYDPFSHYHYVKKLRKVRKRLGIPLERMLIVDDTPYKCRYNYGNAIYVKEFWGDPADEELRHLTHYLLSLRSEPNVRTLEKRFWRAHYQ; this is encoded by the coding sequence ATGGCCCACGTGACCTCCCGCCGTTATGATACTGACAAACTCCTGGTCATTCTCGACTTGGACGAAACGCTGATTTTCGCCACGTCGACGCCCCACGATACAGCGTGGCATTTCGAGGCAGGTCCCTACAAAGTGTATCGCCGTCCTCATGCCGCTGCGTTTTTAGCGACACTGGCCGCACATTTCGAGGTGGCCGTCTGGTCCTCGGCCTCCGACGATTACGTGGCACAGGTCGTCGCGCAGCTTTTTCCGGCGCACTATCCGCTGCGGTTCGTCTGGGGGCGCAGTCGCTGCACGTTTCAGATCGACTACGAACAACTCGAAGAAACCGGCAGCTACGATCCGTTCAGCCACTACCACTACGTCAAGAAGCTCCGCAAAGTCCGGAAGCGGCTGGGCATCCCGCTGGAACGCATGCTGATTGTGGATGACACGCCTTACAAATGCCGGTACAATTACGGCAATGCGATTTATGTCAAAGAGTTCTGGGGCGATCCGGCCGACGAAGAGTTACGGCACCTCACCCACTACCTTCTTTCGCTCCGTAGCGAGCCCAATGTCCGGACGCTCGAAAAACGCTTCTGGCGCGCACACTATCAATAG
- a CDS encoding bifunctional acetate--CoA ligase family protein/GNAT family N-acetyltransferase: MPASLHPLFQPKSVALIGASEKPDSVGRKLFYNLITQPFGGTLYPVNPKRRSVLGIRTYASIGELPERIDLAIVATPAATVPDVLEACGQAGVRSAIVVARGFRESGQPEGLAREAALQQIVRRYNIRLLGPNSIGLVRPHVGLNASFIRPVAQPGHVAFLSQSGSLGDAILDWSAQRNIGFSAFVSPGSMLDLDWGDLITYFGDDPQTKAILLYIETLPNVSRFLSAAREVSYTKPIIAIKGGRTEGGSRVTATHTGAMTSQDAIFDAAFRRSGILRVETIAELFSMAAVLANQPRPRDRRLAIVSNAGGPAILATDALLAGGGKLATFSDTTRQALDRAQVYHPENPLNLFRDASPTHYAQAVDTVLNDPQVDGLLAILTPQESARPEAIAAALQRTLAHVKKPVLTCWMGGAYVEKANEQLSQAGIPTFNYPETAVRAFNYLWRYAYNLRGIYETPRPATQLLTTPAADPAPPRELELFHRARQVGDTLLNAARDTAQTVLPEVEAKQLLAAYGIPVVEAFRARTEDDAVQQAERLGFPVVLKVDSTQIVHKAEAGGVLLSVPDADSVRLAYRRIERTVSERVRPEAFEGVLVQKMYYYRGLEIILGSSVDDGFGPVLLFGNGGRVAEVYDDKALALPPLNTTLARRLMEQTRIFRALRDRFTPEVVEQLEQVGVLFSQLVVDHPRIREVDVNPLAVSSRGVMVLDAHIELHPWSVPDDALPRPVIRPYPTQYEQAVTLTDGTALLIRPIRPEDEPQMVKFHQTLSDQTIYLRFFFRFAYEQRVSHDRMARLCFADYDRELTLVAEYPAANRIVGAGQLFKTRQEDEAEFALLLSDDFQRRGLGSTLLRTLVAIGKREGFHTLRADIMTENTGMQQLARKVGFQVRFDADEGVMKATLQF; this comes from the coding sequence ATGCCTGCCAGCCTGCATCCTTTGTTTCAGCCGAAATCCGTAGCCCTGATCGGCGCCTCGGAAAAGCCCGACAGCGTGGGTCGGAAATTGTTTTACAACCTGATCACACAACCCTTCGGCGGCACGCTCTATCCCGTCAACCCGAAGCGGCGCAGCGTACTGGGCATCCGCACCTACGCATCGATCGGTGAGCTGCCCGAGCGCATCGATCTGGCCATTGTTGCAACTCCGGCGGCCACGGTGCCCGATGTCCTGGAAGCGTGCGGTCAGGCGGGCGTGCGCAGCGCGATTGTGGTGGCGCGGGGGTTTCGGGAATCGGGGCAACCCGAAGGGCTAGCGCGTGAGGCGGCCTTGCAGCAGATCGTCCGGCGGTACAACATCCGGTTGCTGGGACCCAACTCCATCGGGTTGGTACGCCCTCACGTTGGTCTGAATGCCTCGTTCATTCGGCCGGTGGCGCAACCGGGACACGTGGCGTTTCTCAGCCAGAGCGGCTCGCTGGGCGACGCCATCCTGGACTGGAGCGCCCAGCGGAACATCGGCTTCAGCGCATTTGTGTCGCCCGGGTCCATGCTCGACCTCGATTGGGGCGACCTGATCACGTACTTCGGTGACGATCCGCAGACCAAAGCCATTCTGCTCTACATCGAAACGCTGCCCAATGTGTCGCGCTTTTTGTCGGCCGCCCGGGAAGTTTCCTATACCAAACCGATCATCGCGATCAAAGGCGGACGCACCGAAGGCGGCAGTCGGGTCACCGCGACGCACACCGGAGCCATGACGAGCCAGGACGCCATTTTCGATGCGGCCTTCCGGCGTAGCGGCATCCTCCGGGTCGAAACCATCGCCGAGCTGTTTTCCATGGCGGCCGTGCTGGCCAACCAACCCCGCCCCCGCGACCGGCGGCTGGCAATTGTGAGTAACGCAGGCGGGCCGGCCATTCTGGCGACGGATGCCCTCCTGGCGGGCGGCGGTAAGCTGGCTACCTTTTCGGACACCACGCGGCAGGCGCTCGACCGAGCGCAGGTCTACCATCCGGAAAATCCGCTGAACCTCTTTCGCGACGCCAGCCCTACCCATTACGCGCAGGCGGTCGACACGGTGCTGAACGATCCGCAGGTCGACGGCCTCCTGGCCATTCTGACGCCCCAGGAGTCGGCACGGCCGGAAGCCATCGCCGCGGCCCTGCAACGCACGCTGGCACATGTCAAAAAGCCGGTTCTGACCTGCTGGATGGGCGGCGCTTACGTTGAAAAGGCCAACGAACAGTTGAGCCAGGCGGGCATTCCGACGTTTAATTACCCCGAAACGGCCGTGCGGGCGTTCAATTACCTGTGGCGGTACGCCTACAACCTGCGTGGGATCTACGAAACACCCCGCCCCGCGACTCAACTGCTAACGACACCCGCAGCCGACCCCGCCCCGCCGCGGGAACTGGAGCTGTTCCACCGCGCCCGGCAAGTCGGCGATACGCTGCTGAACGCCGCCCGCGACACGGCCCAGACCGTATTGCCGGAAGTCGAAGCCAAACAGCTGCTGGCCGCCTATGGCATTCCGGTGGTGGAGGCCTTTCGTGCCCGTACCGAAGACGATGCCGTGCAACAGGCCGAACGGCTAGGCTTTCCGGTGGTGCTCAAGGTAGACTCCACCCAGATCGTTCACAAGGCCGAAGCGGGCGGCGTTCTGCTCTCGGTGCCCGACGCCGACTCGGTACGACTGGCCTACCGGCGCATCGAGCGGACCGTCAGCGAACGGGTGCGCCCGGAGGCGTTTGAGGGCGTTCTGGTGCAGAAAATGTACTACTACCGGGGGCTGGAAATCATCCTGGGCAGTTCGGTCGACGACGGCTTCGGGCCGGTGCTGCTGTTCGGAAACGGCGGACGCGTGGCCGAAGTCTACGACGACAAGGCGCTGGCCCTGCCACCACTCAACACCACGCTGGCGCGACGGCTGATGGAGCAGACCCGGATTTTTCGCGCCCTGCGCGACCGCTTTACGCCCGAAGTCGTGGAACAACTGGAACAAGTCGGCGTGCTATTCAGCCAGTTGGTTGTAGATCACCCGCGCATCCGCGAAGTCGACGTCAACCCACTGGCGGTGTCGTCGCGGGGCGTGATGGTGCTCGACGCCCACATCGAATTGCACCCCTGGTCGGTGCCCGACGACGCCCTGCCCCGGCCGGTGATTCGCCCGTACCCCACGCAATATGAACAGGCCGTTACCCTGACAGACGGCACCGCGTTGTTGATCCGTCCCATTCGGCCGGAGGACGAACCCCAAATGGTCAAGTTTCACCAGACCCTGTCGGACCAGACCATCTACCTCCGGTTTTTCTTCCGCTTCGCGTACGAACAGCGGGTCTCCCACGACCGCATGGCCCGTTTGTGTTTTGCCGACTACGACCGTGAGTTGACGCTGGTCGCCGAATACCCCGCCGCTAATCGCATTGTGGGGGCCGGGCAACTGTTCAAAACCCGCCAGGAAGACGAAGCCGAGTTTGCTCTTCTGCTGAGCGACGATTTTCAACGGCGTGGGTTGGGCAGTACTCTGCTGCGTACGCTGGTCGCCATCGGCAAACGGGAAGGCTTCCATACGCTGCGCGCCGACATCATGACCGAGAACACCGGCATGCAGCAACTGGCGCGTAAAGTGGGGTTTCAGGTCCGGTTCGATGCCGACGAAGGGGTGATGAAAGCAACCCTGCAATTTTAA
- a CDS encoding PAS domain S-box protein, with product MGIPVTLVQKKQLASLQETISKKEQTIERASFFIKEIEKGNLDLQLEAQDDDQLHAALVSMKDQLQKISKEEKERTWVTEGLAKFADILRQHNDDLEELTDHLLRDLADYMGINQAALFVLNTDEEDEPFLEMCACYAYNRKKYLHKRVELGAGMIGQAFLEKEPLYLTEIPEDYVAITSGTGKALPRNIVIIPLKVNDQMYGLIELASFTLIPPYRQQFLERLGESIASTLASVRIAQRTQRLLQESQQQAEMLQAQEEEMRQNMEELSATQEEMARKGTEIEHQIKAIQNSGIASIEFTPDGTILAANESFIQLMGYRLDEIQGKHHRIFMPDDQAHTADYQLFWQELSEGKSKSGEYMRVNRKGERVYLRGSYSAIRDNTGDVVRVLKLATDITAIKAAELDARQQVETLSGKQGQLEQLLEELHEKEHVLMSIMNEIDLPLVALDAHHRLITCNRAFEASFKDSPAACTPGADFLALLDSEAAQQAHRDRMEKVLQGETVKERITPAEGLPLEVTLSPLRNRQNEIVGAISCTKEVSERRPS from the coding sequence ATGGGAATTCCCGTTACACTGGTGCAAAAGAAGCAACTCGCTTCCCTGCAAGAAACCATTTCGAAAAAGGAACAAACGATCGAACGTGCCTCCTTTTTCATCAAAGAAATCGAGAAGGGCAACCTGGATCTCCAGTTGGAAGCACAGGACGACGACCAGTTGCACGCCGCGCTGGTCAGCATGAAAGATCAGTTGCAGAAGATTTCCAAAGAGGAAAAAGAGCGCACCTGGGTCACCGAAGGGCTGGCCAAGTTTGCTGACATTCTGCGCCAGCACAACGACGATCTCGAAGAACTGACGGACCACCTGCTGCGCGACCTCGCCGACTACATGGGCATCAACCAGGCGGCTTTGTTCGTGCTGAATACCGACGAGGAAGACGAGCCTTTCCTGGAGATGTGTGCCTGTTATGCCTACAACCGTAAAAAATACCTGCACAAACGGGTGGAATTGGGCGCCGGCATGATCGGGCAGGCGTTTCTGGAAAAAGAGCCACTTTACCTGACCGAAATTCCGGAAGATTACGTGGCCATTACGTCCGGCACCGGCAAGGCCCTTCCGCGCAACATCGTCATCATTCCGCTGAAGGTAAACGACCAGATGTATGGGCTGATCGAACTGGCCTCGTTTACGTTGATTCCCCCTTACCGCCAGCAGTTTCTGGAACGCCTGGGCGAATCGATTGCCTCTACGCTCGCGTCGGTAAGAATTGCCCAACGAACCCAACGCCTGCTGCAGGAATCGCAGCAACAGGCGGAGATGTTACAGGCGCAGGAGGAGGAAATGCGGCAGAATATGGAGGAACTCTCCGCCACGCAGGAGGAGATGGCGCGCAAGGGTACCGAAATCGAACATCAGATCAAGGCGATTCAGAACAGCGGCATCGCCTCCATCGAGTTTACCCCGGACGGCACCATCCTGGCCGCCAACGAAAGTTTTATCCAGTTGATGGGGTACCGCCTGGACGAAATTCAGGGCAAACATCACCGCATCTTTATGCCCGACGACCAAGCCCACACAGCCGACTACCAGCTTTTCTGGCAGGAATTGAGTGAGGGAAAGTCCAAATCCGGGGAGTATATGCGCGTCAACCGGAAGGGCGAGCGCGTCTACCTGCGCGGCAGCTACTCGGCCATTCGCGACAATACCGGCGACGTGGTGCGTGTCCTGAAGCTGGCGACCGACATTACGGCCATCAAAGCGGCCGAGCTGGACGCCCGGCAACAGGTCGAAACGCTTTCGGGGAAACAAGGCCAACTGGAGCAACTGCTGGAAGAGCTGCACGAAAAAGAGCACGTCCTCATGTCGATCATGAACGAGATCGACCTACCGCTGGTCGCCCTGGATGCACACCATCGCTTGATTACCTGCAACCGCGCGTTCGAAGCCTCATTCAAAGATTCGCCGGCAGCCTGCACCCCCGGGGCCGATTTCCTGGCCCTGTTGGACTCAGAAGCTGCCCAACAAGCGCATCGGGACCGCATGGAAAAGGTGCTGCAGGGCGAAACGGTGAAAGAACGGATCACGCCGGCGGAAGGGCTTCCGCTGGAAGTTACGCTGTCGCCTCTACGGAACCGGCAGAACGAAATTGTGGGTGCTATTTCCTGCACCAAGGAGGTTTCTGAACGCAGACCCTCCTGA
- a CDS encoding M20 family metallopeptidase translates to MIHDLVALRRHLHAHPERSGHEAQTSRLVRDHLGALGYTDLLHGFAQHSVLAVLTTGRPGPTLLFRCELDALPIQELNRFAHRSQTADVSHKCGHDGHMAILLGLARRLQEAPPACGQVLLLFQSAEETGQGARAVIDSGVLRAYPIAYAFALHNLPGYPLGEVVSKTGRLTPSVESVCIHLQGRTSHAGEPDQGINPALVVADLIQYFATLHCPVPTDDAYFVSTPIHLSMGEEAYGISAGAAQLGYTFRTWDNARFDRMKATIEAEIGRRVQQQPGLQVHWEWKEAFRATVNDPDADALIRTVADGLGVPFHQQNTPFAWGEDFGLFTERYRGALFGLGAGPDCPVLHSPDYDFPDALLDRGVGLFEGLVRAMLGS, encoded by the coding sequence ATGATTCATGATCTGGTAGCCCTCCGCCGACACCTGCACGCCCATCCTGAGCGGTCGGGACACGAGGCACAAACGAGCCGCCTGGTGCGGGATCACCTCGGCGCGCTGGGCTACACCGACCTTCTGCACGGTTTTGCGCAGCATTCGGTGCTGGCTGTGCTGACGACCGGCCGACCCGGCCCCACGCTGCTGTTCCGGTGCGAGCTGGACGCCCTGCCGATCCAGGAGCTTAACCGGTTTGCCCACCGGTCGCAAACGGCGGATGTTTCACACAAGTGCGGGCACGACGGACACATGGCGATTCTGCTGGGCCTCGCCCGTCGATTGCAGGAAGCGCCGCCTGCGTGCGGTCAGGTGCTACTGCTGTTTCAGTCGGCCGAGGAGACGGGCCAGGGCGCGCGGGCGGTGATCGATTCCGGGGTATTGCGTGCCTACCCGATTGCCTACGCCTTTGCCCTCCACAACCTGCCGGGCTACCCGTTGGGCGAGGTAGTCAGCAAAACCGGGCGCTTGACGCCGTCGGTCGAAAGCGTGTGCATCCACTTGCAGGGACGCACCAGCCACGCCGGAGAACCCGACCAGGGCATCAATCCGGCGTTGGTCGTGGCGGACCTGATTCAGTATTTCGCCACGCTGCATTGCCCCGTTCCTACCGACGATGCCTATTTTGTCAGCACTCCCATTCATCTTTCGATGGGCGAAGAGGCCTACGGCATTTCGGCGGGTGCGGCGCAGTTGGGGTATACCTTTCGGACCTGGGATAATGCACGGTTCGACCGGATGAAAGCCACCATCGAAGCGGAAATCGGGCGACGGGTGCAGCAACAACCGGGGTTGCAGGTGCATTGGGAATGGAAAGAAGCGTTTCGAGCCACGGTGAACGACCCGGACGCGGATGCGCTGATTCGTACGGTGGCCGACGGGTTGGGCGTTCCCTTCCACCAACAAAACACGCCGTTTGCGTGGGGAGAAGACTTCGGTCTGTTCACCGAGCGGTACCGGGGAGCGCTCTTTGGGCTGGGGGCGGGGCCGGATTGCCCAGTGCTGCACAGTCCCGACTACGATTTTCCGGATGCATTGCTCGACCGGGGCGTCGGCCTGTTCGAGGGACTGGTACGGGCAATGCTGGGTTCCTGA
- a CDS encoding VOC family protein, with protein MIKINRIHHVALIVSDYARSKHFYTQVLGLPVVKETYRAARDSYKLDLAVGDHYQLELFSFPDPPPRPSYPEAAGLRHLAFEVDDVAAAKASLEAQGIAVQDIRVDELTGKKFAFFDDPDGLPLEVYER; from the coding sequence ATGATTAAAATCAACCGGATTCATCACGTAGCCCTTATTGTCTCCGACTATGCCCGTTCCAAGCATTTTTACACGCAGGTGCTGGGGCTGCCGGTCGTGAAAGAAACGTACCGCGCCGCGCGCGACTCCTACAAACTGGATCTGGCCGTGGGCGACCATTACCAGCTCGAACTGTTCTCGTTTCCCGATCCGCCGCCGCGTCCCTCCTACCCCGAAGCCGCCGGCCTGCGCCACCTGGCCTTTGAGGTTGACGACGTAGCGGCGGCCAAAGCGAGCCTCGAAGCGCAGGGCATTGCCGTGCAGGACATCCGGGTCGACGAACTCACCGGAAAGAAGTTTGCCTTTTTCGACGATCCCGACGGCCTGCCGTTGGAGGTCTACGAACGATAA
- a CDS encoding DUF5675 family protein, translated as MKHLLALLFLALLTVAVLLFLTNPQVLSDLWLWLVGFIGYVVLLFEKGFQAVAGAFRRPATRLPEGVSAATVAVQPAPLAAPVALPSVTHIERQLQNEAGVPLAASTLTVLRYLDDGQTTLGLLFLRNKFFAYTLEDTFRATKVAGETRIPAGLYPLDFNRALTGLTQTYRQTRPWFEYHLEIQGIPGFDQVYIHVGNTHEDTRGCLLIADGVNTASAVKMVQYSRLAFERFYKTISALLNAGETVQIRIVDEDWFERCKLSPA; from the coding sequence GTGAAACACCTGCTGGCTTTACTATTTCTGGCGCTGCTTACCGTTGCGGTGCTGCTGTTCCTCACCAATCCCCAGGTGCTGAGCGACCTCTGGCTCTGGCTGGTGGGGTTCATCGGGTACGTAGTGCTGCTGTTCGAAAAGGGCTTTCAGGCCGTGGCCGGAGCGTTTCGCCGTCCTGCAACGCGCCTGCCCGAAGGCGTGTCGGCCGCAACCGTCGCCGTCCAACCTGCGCCTCTCGCTGCGCCGGTAGCGCTTCCCTCTGTAACGCACATCGAGCGCCAACTGCAGAACGAGGCGGGCGTGCCCCTGGCCGCGAGTACGCTGACCGTGTTGCGCTACCTCGACGACGGGCAGACGACGCTGGGACTGCTCTTTCTGCGCAACAAGTTTTTCGCCTACACGCTCGAAGATACCTTTCGCGCAACGAAGGTGGCGGGCGAAACGCGCATCCCGGCCGGGCTGTATCCCCTCGATTTTAACCGGGCGCTCACCGGTCTGACGCAGACCTACCGGCAGACGCGCCCCTGGTTCGAGTACCATTTGGAAATTCAGGGCATCCCCGGTTTCGATCAGGTGTACATCCACGTCGGCAACACCCACGAGGACACGCGCGGCTGTCTGCTGATTGCCGACGGGGTCAACACCGCCAGCGCCGTAAAAATGGTCCAGTATTCCCGGCTGGCTTTCGAACGCTTTTATAAAACCATCAGCGCCCTTCTGAACGCCGGCGAAACGGTACAGATCCGCATTGTGGACGAAGACTGGTTCGAGCGCTGCAAACTCTCCCCTGCATGA
- a CDS encoding NAD(P)H-quinone oxidoreductase — translation MPTFMRAVLVREPGGPEQLLLGEAERPEPASDELLVKVAATAVNRADTLQRQGKYPPPKGASPLLGLEMAGEVVAVGAAVTRHQVGDRVFGLLPGGGYAEYAVIHEQMALPMPDEWSYAEAAAVPEVFLTAFQALMWLGELQAGEQVLIHAGASGVGTAAIQLAKAMEATVLVTASAGKHALCRELGADHTIDYQQGPFAPEVQQRTGGRGVDLIVDFIAAPYFSQNISLLKTDGRLVLLATLGGGKVDELDLRTVLSRRLSIKGSTLRARSRAYQIRLTEAFQEFAFNRLREGQLRPVIDRVLPWSQAAEAHRLMEANENAGKIILSIEE, via the coding sequence ATGCCTACTTTCATGCGTGCGGTGCTGGTCCGCGAACCGGGCGGCCCCGAACAACTCTTGCTCGGCGAAGCCGAACGCCCCGAGCCAGCTTCCGACGAACTTCTGGTAAAAGTGGCCGCCACGGCGGTTAACCGGGCCGATACCTTGCAGCGCCAGGGCAAGTATCCACCTCCCAAAGGGGCCAGTCCTTTGTTGGGACTCGAAATGGCGGGCGAAGTGGTAGCCGTAGGCGCGGCGGTGACCCGCCATCAGGTGGGCGACCGGGTGTTTGGTCTGTTGCCGGGCGGAGGGTACGCCGAATATGCGGTGATCCACGAACAGATGGCGTTGCCTATGCCGGACGAGTGGAGCTACGCCGAAGCGGCGGCCGTGCCGGAAGTTTTCCTGACGGCGTTTCAGGCCCTGATGTGGCTGGGCGAGTTGCAGGCGGGCGAACAGGTGCTGATCCATGCGGGCGCGAGTGGCGTTGGGACAGCCGCCATTCAACTGGCCAAGGCGATGGAGGCAACGGTGCTGGTGACCGCTTCGGCGGGGAAGCACGCGCTTTGCCGGGAGCTAGGCGCCGACCACACCATCGACTACCAACAGGGACCGTTTGCCCCCGAGGTGCAACAACGGACCGGGGGCAGAGGCGTCGACCTGATTGTCGACTTTATCGCCGCGCCTTACTTTTCGCAGAACATCAGCCTGCTGAAAACCGACGGCAGGCTGGTCTTGCTGGCCACGCTGGGCGGCGGAAAGGTAGACGAACTGGACCTGCGTACGGTCTTGTCCCGCCGCCTCTCCATCAAAGGCTCTACCCTCCGGGCGCGCTCCCGGGCGTACCAGATTCGCCTGACCGAAGCGTTTCAGGAATTTGCTTTCAACCGCCTCCGCGAAGGGCAACTTCGCCCCGTGATCGATCGAGTGCTGCCCTGGTCGCAGGCTGCCGAAGCGCATCGCCTGATGGAAGCCAACGAAAATGCCGGAAAAATTATCCTGAGCATCGAAGAATGA
- a CDS encoding DNA-3-methyladenine glycosylase family protein, whose product MNDVYLPLPPHFSFDECRWFLNRNYDDCLHCLTPKGLSKAVLLDEELVVFSVEEAAEQLEIRLLHGSATPRRREQLATYVRDWLDLERDLAPFYQLLSQHPTLAYMPEAFGGLRLIGIADLFETLCWCIIGQQINLTFAYTLKRRLVEAFGTSVTLAGERHYVFPTPGTLAEVPPDTLRAMQFSRQKTDYVLNLAALFRDGALSRDQLLTLPTTEARRQALLAVKGIGVWTANYALMKNLKALDCIPYGDIGLLNALRDHGLMQDRNDRAGLDALFRQFAGWESYLVFYLWRSLAVPASLPPKP is encoded by the coding sequence ATGAATGACGTGTACCTTCCCCTCCCTCCGCATTTTAGTTTCGACGAGTGTCGCTGGTTTCTGAACCGCAATTACGACGATTGCCTGCACTGCCTCACGCCCAAGGGCCTGTCGAAAGCGGTGCTGCTGGACGAAGAGCTGGTGGTGTTTTCGGTGGAAGAGGCGGCCGAACAGTTGGAGATCCGGCTGCTGCACGGATCGGCGACGCCCCGGCGGCGGGAACAACTGGCGACGTACGTACGGGACTGGCTCGATCTGGAGCGGGATCTGGCTCCTTTTTACCAGTTACTCTCGCAGCACCCCACCCTCGCCTACATGCCCGAGGCCTTTGGCGGTTTGCGGCTGATCGGCATTGCCGACCTGTTCGAAACGCTCTGCTGGTGCATCATCGGGCAACAGATCAACCTCACGTTTGCCTACACACTCAAGCGGCGGCTGGTCGAAGCGTTCGGCACCTCGGTGACGCTGGCAGGCGAGCGGCACTACGTATTTCCAACGCCAGGGACGCTGGCCGAGGTGCCTCCCGATACGTTACGGGCGATGCAGTTTTCCCGCCAAAAAACCGATTACGTGCTGAACTTGGCGGCGCTGTTTCGCGACGGGGCACTCAGTCGGGACCAACTTCTGACCCTGCCAACCACCGAAGCCCGACGCCAAGCGCTGCTGGCGGTGAAAGGCATCGGCGTCTGGACGGCCAATTACGCGCTGATGAAAAACCTGAAGGCACTCGACTGCATTCCGTATGGCGACATCGGCTTGTTGAACGCGCTGCGCGATCACGGCCTGATGCAGGACCGGAACGATCGCGCCGGACTCGACGCACTGTTCCGGCAGTTTGCGGGGTGGGAAAGTTACCTCGTATTTTACCTCTGGCGCAGCCTGGCCGTGCCTGCTAGCCTTCCGCCGAAGCCCTGA